The Oncorhynchus nerka isolate Pitt River linkage group LG24, Oner_Uvic_2.0, whole genome shotgun sequence genome has a window encoding:
- the LOC115108383 gene encoding tyrosine-protein kinase ZAP-70 isoform X1 — translation MATDPATELPFFYGSISRSEAEEHLKLAGMADGLFLLRQCLRSLGGYVISLIWDLDFHHYSVEKQLNGTYCIAGGKPHCGPAELCEFYSKDSDGLVCNLKKPCLRSPDNPIRAGVFDNLRDNMLREYVRQTWNLEGEAMEQAIISQAPQLEKLIATTAHERMPWYHGKIPRQEGERRLYSRAQPDGKFLVRDREESGTFALSLVYGKTAYHYQILHDKSGKYSMPEGTKFDTVWQVDCSVFFNKLVQMYYVCYLMVKFTPLSLPSTLQLVEYLKMKPDGLVTVLREPCVNRNNAKQTPVVPSGRLSRTNRYTPPPGVPLGGSTEVNTLPPTDRQMLPMDCSEFVNPYHDPNDLKKFFINREQLMIDEVELGSGNFGCVKKGVFKTNKGHTDVAIKVLKSENEKLVKDEMMREAEIMHQLSNPYIVRMLGLCQAECLMLVMEMASAGPLNKFLSTNKDKVTVENIVGLMHQVSMGMKYLEEKNFVHRDLAARNVLLVNQQFAKISDFGLSKALGADDNYYKARTAGKWPLKWYAPECMNFHKFSSKSDVWSFGVTMWEAFSFGGKPYKKMKGPEVISFIASGSRMECPSGCPDKMYALMKDCWTYKHEDRPRFVKVEERMRGFYYSISNKTLPEGTTDATEPLK, via the exons atgGCGACAGACCCTGCGACAGAACTGCCATTCTTCTACGGCAGCATCAGTCGCTCGGAGGCTGAGGAGCACCTGAAGCTGGCAGGCATGGCAGACGGGCTGTTCTTGCTGCGCCAGTGTCTGCGGAGCCTGGGCGGCTACGTAATCTCCCTGATATGGGACCTGGACTTCCACCACTACTCTGTGGAGAAACAACTCAATGGCACCTACTGTATTGCGGGTGGCAAGCCCCACTGTGGGCCAGCGGAGCTCTGTGAGTTCTACAGTAAGGACTCAGATGGCCTGGTGTGCAATCTGAAGAAGCCCTGTCTGCGCTCACCAGACAACCCCATTAGAGCAGGCGTATTTGATAACCTGAGGGACAACATGCTGAGGGAGTATGTACGACAGACATGGAACCTGGAG GGGGAGGCCATGGAGCAGGCCATCATCAGCCAGGCCCCACAGCTGGAGAAGCTGATCGCCACCACTGCCCATGAGAGGATGCCCTGGTACCACGGCAAGATCCCTCGCCAGGAGGGGGAGAGGCGACTCTATTCCAGGGCACAGCCAGACGGAAAGTTCCT agtcagagacagagaagagtccgGCACCTTTGCCCTTTCTTTGGTGTACGGAAAAACGGCCTACCATTACCAGATCCTACATGACAAATCAGGGAAGTACTCCATGCCAGAGGGAACCAAATTTGACACTGTGTGGCAGGTAGACTGTTCTGTCTTCTTCAACAAATTGGTTCAAATGTATTATGTCTGCTACCTCATGGTAAagtttaccccactctccctcccttctacACTGCAGCTGGTTGAGTATCTTAAGATGAAGCCTGACGGGCTAGTGACAGTTCTGAGGGAACCATGTGTGAACCGCAACAATGCCAAAC AGACTCCGGTTGTGCCCTCAGGG AGGTTGTCCAGAACAAATAGATACACACCGCCACCTGGAG TACCTCTGGGGGGCTCCACGGAAGTCAACACTTTGCCCCCCACTGACCGTCAGATGCTGCCCATGGACTGCAGTGAATTTGTCAACCCTTACCATGACCCCAATGACCTGAAGAAGTTCTTCATCAATAGGGAGCAGCTGATGATTGACGAGGTGGAGCTCGGCTCAGGCAACTTTGGCTGTGTCAAGAAAGGAGTCTTCAAGACAAATAA GGGCCACACGGATGTGGCCATCAAGGTGCTGAAGAGTGAGAATGAGAAGCTGGTGAAAGATGAGATGATGAGGGAGGCGGAGATCATGCACCAACTGAGTAACCCTTACATCGTCCGCATGCTGGGGCTCTGCCAGGCTGAGTGCCTGATGCTGGTGATGGAGATGGCTTCTGCTGGGCCACTCAACAAGTTCCTCTCCACCAATAA ggATAAGGTCACAGTGGAGAACATTGTGGGGCTGATGCACCAGGTGTCTATGGGAATGAAATACCTGGAGGAGAAGAACTTTGTGCACAGAGACCTGGCAGCTCGCAATGTCCTGCTGGTCAACCAACAGTTCGCCAAGATCAGTGACTTCGGCCTGTCCAAGGCTTTGGGTGCTGATGACAACTATTACAAG GCACGCACTGCAGGAAAATGGCCGCTGAAGTGGTATGCTCCAGAATGCATGAATTTCCACAAATTCTCCAGCAAGAGTGATGTCTGGAGCTTTGGTGTCACCATGTGGGAAGCCTTTTCTTTTGGAGGGAAACCATACAAG AAAATGAAAGGTCCTGAGGTGATCAGTTTCATTGCCAGTGGGAGCCGCATGGAATGTCCATCTGGATGTCCAGATAAAATGTATGCTCTGATGAAGGACTGCTGGACATACAA ACACGAGGACCGGCCACGCTTTGTGAAGGTGGAGGAGCGCATGCGAGGCTTTTATTACTCTATATCCAACAAAACTCTGCCTGAGGGGACCACAGACGCTACTGAGCCTCTCAAATAG
- the LOC115108383 gene encoding tyrosine-protein kinase ZAP-70 isoform X2, with translation MATDPATELPFFYGSISRSEAEEHLKLAGMADGLFLLRQCLRSLGGYVISLIWDLDFHHYSVEKQLNGTYCIAGGKPHCGPAELCEFYSKDSDGLVCNLKKPCLRSPDNPIRAGVFDNLRDNMLREYVRQTWNLEGEAMEQAIISQAPQLEKLIATTAHERMPWYHGKIPRQEGERRLYSRAQPDGKFLVRDREESGTFALSLVYGKTAYHYQILHDKSGKYSMPEGTKFDTVWQLVEYLKMKPDGLVTVLREPCVNRNNAKQTPVVPSGRLSRTNRYTPPPGVPLGGSTEVNTLPPTDRQMLPMDCSEFVNPYHDPNDLKKFFINREQLMIDEVELGSGNFGCVKKGVFKTNKGHTDVAIKVLKSENEKLVKDEMMREAEIMHQLSNPYIVRMLGLCQAECLMLVMEMASAGPLNKFLSTNKDKVTVENIVGLMHQVSMGMKYLEEKNFVHRDLAARNVLLVNQQFAKISDFGLSKALGADDNYYKARTAGKWPLKWYAPECMNFHKFSSKSDVWSFGVTMWEAFSFGGKPYKKMKGPEVISFIASGSRMECPSGCPDKMYALMKDCWTYKHEDRPRFVKVEERMRGFYYSISNKTLPEGTTDATEPLK, from the exons atgGCGACAGACCCTGCGACAGAACTGCCATTCTTCTACGGCAGCATCAGTCGCTCGGAGGCTGAGGAGCACCTGAAGCTGGCAGGCATGGCAGACGGGCTGTTCTTGCTGCGCCAGTGTCTGCGGAGCCTGGGCGGCTACGTAATCTCCCTGATATGGGACCTGGACTTCCACCACTACTCTGTGGAGAAACAACTCAATGGCACCTACTGTATTGCGGGTGGCAAGCCCCACTGTGGGCCAGCGGAGCTCTGTGAGTTCTACAGTAAGGACTCAGATGGCCTGGTGTGCAATCTGAAGAAGCCCTGTCTGCGCTCACCAGACAACCCCATTAGAGCAGGCGTATTTGATAACCTGAGGGACAACATGCTGAGGGAGTATGTACGACAGACATGGAACCTGGAG GGGGAGGCCATGGAGCAGGCCATCATCAGCCAGGCCCCACAGCTGGAGAAGCTGATCGCCACCACTGCCCATGAGAGGATGCCCTGGTACCACGGCAAGATCCCTCGCCAGGAGGGGGAGAGGCGACTCTATTCCAGGGCACAGCCAGACGGAAAGTTCCT agtcagagacagagaagagtccgGCACCTTTGCCCTTTCTTTGGTGTACGGAAAAACGGCCTACCATTACCAGATCCTACATGACAAATCAGGGAAGTACTCCATGCCAGAGGGAACCAAATTTGACACTGTGTGGCAG CTGGTTGAGTATCTTAAGATGAAGCCTGACGGGCTAGTGACAGTTCTGAGGGAACCATGTGTGAACCGCAACAATGCCAAAC AGACTCCGGTTGTGCCCTCAGGG AGGTTGTCCAGAACAAATAGATACACACCGCCACCTGGAG TACCTCTGGGGGGCTCCACGGAAGTCAACACTTTGCCCCCCACTGACCGTCAGATGCTGCCCATGGACTGCAGTGAATTTGTCAACCCTTACCATGACCCCAATGACCTGAAGAAGTTCTTCATCAATAGGGAGCAGCTGATGATTGACGAGGTGGAGCTCGGCTCAGGCAACTTTGGCTGTGTCAAGAAAGGAGTCTTCAAGACAAATAA GGGCCACACGGATGTGGCCATCAAGGTGCTGAAGAGTGAGAATGAGAAGCTGGTGAAAGATGAGATGATGAGGGAGGCGGAGATCATGCACCAACTGAGTAACCCTTACATCGTCCGCATGCTGGGGCTCTGCCAGGCTGAGTGCCTGATGCTGGTGATGGAGATGGCTTCTGCTGGGCCACTCAACAAGTTCCTCTCCACCAATAA ggATAAGGTCACAGTGGAGAACATTGTGGGGCTGATGCACCAGGTGTCTATGGGAATGAAATACCTGGAGGAGAAGAACTTTGTGCACAGAGACCTGGCAGCTCGCAATGTCCTGCTGGTCAACCAACAGTTCGCCAAGATCAGTGACTTCGGCCTGTCCAAGGCTTTGGGTGCTGATGACAACTATTACAAG GCACGCACTGCAGGAAAATGGCCGCTGAAGTGGTATGCTCCAGAATGCATGAATTTCCACAAATTCTCCAGCAAGAGTGATGTCTGGAGCTTTGGTGTCACCATGTGGGAAGCCTTTTCTTTTGGAGGGAAACCATACAAG AAAATGAAAGGTCCTGAGGTGATCAGTTTCATTGCCAGTGGGAGCCGCATGGAATGTCCATCTGGATGTCCAGATAAAATGTATGCTCTGATGAAGGACTGCTGGACATACAA ACACGAGGACCGGCCACGCTTTGTGAAGGTGGAGGAGCGCATGCGAGGCTTTTATTACTCTATATCCAACAAAACTCTGCCTGAGGGGACCACAGACGCTACTGAGCCTCTCAAATAG
- the mob3a gene encoding MOB kinase activator 3A has product MSMALKQVFNKDRTFRPKRKFEPGTQRFELHKKAQASLNAGLDLKQAVALPHGEDLNDWVAVHVVDFFNRINLIYGTISDSCTDQTCPVMSGGPKYEYRWQDEHKYKKPTAVPAPKYMSLLMDWIEVQINNEHIFPTNVGTPFPKTFMQVAKKILSRLFRVFVHVYIHHFDRVSQMGAEAHVNTCYKHFYYFVTEFNLTDHKELEPLKEMTSQMCH; this is encoded by the exons ATGTCCATGGCCCTGAAGCAAGTCTTCAACAAGGACAGGACATTCCGGCCGAAGCGTAAGTTTGAGCCCGGGACACAGCGCTTCGAGCTGCACAAGAAGGCCCAGGCGTCTCTGAATGCAGGCCTGGACCTGAAGCAGGCGGTAGCACTGCCCCATGGAGAGGACCTGAATGACTGGGTGGCCGTGCACGTGGTGGACTTCTTCAACCGCATCAACCTCATCTACGGCACCATCAGCGACTCCTGCACCGACCAGACCTGCCCCGTCATGTCCGGAGGGCCCAAGTACGAGTACCGCTGGCAGGATGAGCACAAGTACAAGAAGCCCACAGCCGTTCCAGCCCCAAAGTACATGAGCCTGCTGATGGACTGGATTGAGGTACAGATCAACAACGAACACATCTTCCCCACCAACGTCG GTACTCCCTTCCCCAAGACCTTCATGCAGGTAGCTAAGAAGATTTTGTCTCGCTTGTTCCGTGTGTTCGTCCACGTCTACATCCACCACTTTGATCGTGTGAGCCAGATGGGTGCAGAGGCCCACGTCAACACCTGTTACAAGCACTTCTACTACTTCGTAACAGAGTTCAACCTCACAGACCATAAGGAGCTCGAGCCACTG AAAGAGATGACATCACAGATGTGCCACTAA